Proteins from a single region of Halorubrum sp. 2020YC2:
- a CDS encoding AAA family ATPase: MSDRGGRAPDRGESTISNRDTADSLAPTASDSAAVTGDDEASTGRLVVVCGLPGVGKTTVAERIADHVDGRIRRTDVIRKELFDDPEYTDAETEAVYVELLSRARNDVDAGDAVVLDATFADDRFRTDARETAAEAGAEFDLVEVACDEDVVERRIERRDGISDADFDIHLHFKQLFDEVATDHVVVDNSGTEPETFAQVDAAFADDALVDRGERSAAVTDAE; encoded by the coding sequence ATGAGTGACCGAGGCGGTCGGGCGCCGGACCGGGGCGAATCGACGATTTCGAACCGCGACACGGCCGATTCTCTCGCGCCGACGGCGTCGGACTCGGCCGCCGTGACCGGCGACGACGAGGCGTCGACCGGGCGCTTGGTGGTCGTCTGCGGACTCCCCGGCGTCGGCAAGACGACCGTCGCCGAGCGGATCGCCGACCACGTCGACGGCCGGATCCGCCGGACCGACGTGATTCGAAAGGAACTGTTCGACGACCCGGAGTACACCGACGCCGAGACGGAGGCCGTCTACGTCGAACTCCTCTCCCGCGCCCGCAACGATGTCGACGCCGGGGACGCGGTCGTCCTCGACGCGACGTTCGCGGACGACCGGTTCCGGACGGATGCCCGCGAGACGGCCGCCGAGGCCGGCGCCGAGTTCGACCTCGTCGAGGTCGCCTGCGACGAGGACGTCGTCGAGCGACGGATCGAGCGCCGAGACGGGATCAGCGACGCGGACTTCGACATCCACCTCCACTTCAAGCAACTGTTCGACGAGGTCGCGACCGACCACGTCGTTGTCGACAACTCCGGCACGGAGCCGGAGACGTTCGCGCAGGTCGACGCCGCGTTCGCTGACGACGCGCTCGTCGATCGCGGGGAGCGGTCCGCCGCGGTCACCGACGCCGAGTGA
- a CDS encoding translation initiation factor eIF-1A: MSEESGRKNLRMPNDDEVFAVVTEHLGGNHVQLRCADGEERLGRIPGRMKYRTWISEGDVVLAEPWDWQDEKANVEWRYSDEDADQLRREGHIQ, from the coding sequence ATGAGCGAAGAATCCGGGCGGAAGAACCTCCGAATGCCCAACGACGACGAAGTGTTCGCCGTGGTGACGGAACACCTCGGCGGCAACCACGTTCAGCTGCGCTGCGCCGACGGCGAGGAGCGACTCGGCCGGATCCCCGGGCGAATGAAGTACCGCACGTGGATCAGCGAGGGCGACGTGGTCCTCGCGGAGCCGTGGGACTGGCAGGACGAGAAGGCGAACGTCGAGTGGCGGTACTCGGACGAGGACGCCGACCAGCTCCGCCGCGAAGGCCACATTCAGTAA
- the trxA gene encoding thioredoxin, giving the protein MSSTEAAPAEPIQLADTDAFDAHVDDHDVVLVDFYADWCGPCQMMEPAVEAVAADTEAAVLKVDVDEHQSLAGEYGVQGIPTLLVFADGELVEQMVGAQTEEALTEAVAGPSA; this is encoded by the coding sequence ATGAGTTCAACAGAAGCCGCTCCCGCGGAGCCGATCCAGCTGGCCGACACGGACGCGTTCGACGCGCACGTCGACGACCACGACGTCGTGCTCGTCGACTTCTACGCCGACTGGTGCGGCCCGTGTCAGATGATGGAGCCGGCCGTCGAGGCGGTCGCGGCGGACACCGAGGCGGCGGTGCTGAAGGTCGACGTGGACGAGCACCAGTCGCTGGCCGGTGAGTACGGCGTTCAGGGGATCCCGACGCTGCTCGTGTTCGCTGACGGCGAACTCGTCGAGCAGATGGTCGGCGCACAGACCGAGGAGGCGCTGACCGAGGCGGTCGCCGGACCGTCAGCCTGA